The genomic stretch GTTTAGCCACGGTGTGCCCCTGGCCGACGCCTAACGTCGCGCCAGCAGGCACACCGCCTAGGTTGCCTGCCGCATGCAAAGAAGCCTCGGTGGGTAACTCCACCGAGGCTTCTTTCGTTTCATTCATCCGCATTTTTCATAGGTAGATTATCAAGGAGCTGCACTATGTCTTACCGCGCTTACTCCATCGCTAGCCCCAACACCATCCGTTATCCCGGTTATGGCTATGGCTGGCGATTTAGCGTCGCGCGGTCGGTGCAAGCTGCCACCTCCGACCGTGCCCATTTGGGTGGCAAGTTGGTGATGCGATGTCACGCGTTATGTCATACGAATTCGGAGAGTTAACCTATGAATGCCCCTATCAACACCGCTTGTTCCTCTACTGCCCAGGCCTCCACACTAATGTCTGCAACGGCGCTACCGCTACCGGCTGAACTGCGTCAACGGGTGGTGGTGAACAGCACCCTCAGCGCACAAATTGACCATCAGCGCCAAGCGGTACAGCGCATTCTCAATGGGCAGGATGACCGCTTGCTCGTTGTGGTAGGCCCGTGCTCGATCCACGACCCCGATGCTGCACTGGAGTACGCGGATCGTCTAGCCGCTCTTAGCGATGAGGTCAGCGAGCAGATTTTGCCGGTGATGCGAGTGTACGTTGAAAAGCCGCGCACCACGGTCGGTTGGAAGGGGCTGGCTTACGACCCTGATCTTGATGGCAGCGGCGACATGCCGCGCGGTATCGCCCTTTCCCGTGAGCTTATGCACGCCGTCGCCTCCCGTGGCCTGCCGGTAGCCACCGAGCTGTTACAGCCCTTGTTAGCCCCGTACCTGGATGACCTGCTGAGCTGGGTAGCGATTGGGGCGCGCACGACGGAATCCCAGTTGCACCGGGAGCTGGCCAGCGACCTCAGCGCCGCCGTAGGCTTCAAGAATGCCACCAGTGGCGATGTGCAGGTGGCGATCGATGCCATGCAGGCGGCAGCCCACTCCCATCAGCGTTTCGCCATGGATGCCC from Halomonas meridiana encodes the following:
- a CDS encoding 3-deoxy-7-phosphoheptulonate synthase; the protein is MNAPINTACSSTAQASTLMSATALPLPAELRQRVVVNSTLSAQIDHQRQAVQRILNGQDDRLLVVVGPCSIHDPDAALEYADRLAALSDEVSEQILPVMRVYVEKPRTTVGWKGLAYDPDLDGSGDMPRGIALSRELMHAVASRGLPVATELLQPLLAPYLDDLLSWVAIGARTTESQLHRELASDLSAAVGFKNATSGDVQVAIDAMQAAAHSHQRFAMDAQGRPIMQESAGNPHTHVVLRGGHGEPNYQAHHVRSAVNTLREAGQNPRLMVDCSHANARKDHRRQSEVMLDVLAQRQAGDTNLVALMLESHLFEGKQALAPKALRYGVSVTDACVSWETTERLLKTAAERIA